Sequence from the Fictibacillus arsenicus genome:
TAAACGTTGTTGCTTTGGAAGTAGTTGATTTCCGCTCCAGGTTGCTCGCTTTCCGCGGGGCGTGCGGTGAGCCTCCTTGCGCTTTGCGCCATTAGGAGTCTCACCTGTTCCACTGATCCCGCAGGAGTCTCGCACCTTGCGCTCCAATCAACAAATCAAAGAAGCATATTCAACAAAATGTTCAAAAGTAAAAGAGCTTTTATTAAAAACACTTTAGTTCGATAATATACTACCATGATAAAGATTTAGTTGTTAGTGTACACGTACCCTCGAAACATGTCAACCGATACACCCGAAAATCTTGTAGTTAAGAAATTCGATTTCAGGGAATAGTATGTAAAAAATAATACATACATATGAAAGGATGGAATGCGTCTTGTTTAATCGCATCTTTTTTCTCGCCATCATAATTGGTGTGCCGCTATCTGTTTTCGGCAGCATGCAGCATTGGCCGGCCGTTATTTTGTTTGTAATCTATTGTGCTACCATCGTTGCCCTGGCGGGTTATATGGGCCGAGCGACAGAAAGCTTAGCGATCGTTGCCGGACCACGGATCGGCGGACTTTTAAACGCAACTTTTGGAAATGCCGTTGAGCTTATCATTTCTATCTTTGCTTTAAAAGCTGGACTCATAAGTGTAGTATTAGCTTCATTAACGGGTTCCGTACTAGGAAACCTTTTACTCGTAGGAGGGCTTTCCTTTTTTGTCGGAGGATTAAAATTTAAACAGCAAAAGTTCAATGTTTATGATGCCCGTCATAACGCTGGATTGCTCATCTTTGGAGTTGTTGTCGCTTTTGTTTTCCCTGAGGTGTTTTCCTATAAACTGAACGATGCTGATTCACTCACATTAAGTGTTTGGGTTTCTGTTATCATGATTGTTTTGTACATTGCCGCATTGCTGTTCAAACTCGTTACACACCGCGGTGTTTATCAGACAGAACACGATGAGGGACATGAACACGAAACAGCAGAATGGAGCAAGATGAAAGCACTTATTATTCTTGCCCTATCTACTGTTGCCGTTGCTTATGTTTCCGAAAAATTGGTTCATACGTTCGAAGAAGTTGGAGAAACACTCGGCTGGAGTGAAGTATTCATCGGGGTAATCATCGTTGCAATCGTGGGGAACGCCGCAGAACACGCTTCTGCGATCATTATGGCTTATAAGAACAAAATGAACGTAGCTGTCGAAATCGCGATCGGCTCAACTCTGCAGATTGCCATGTTCGTTGCTCCAGTTCTCGTACTGATCTCGCTGTTCTTTGAGAAATCTATGGCGCTCGTGTTCACGCTTCCCGAGCTCGTCGCAATGGTCTTGGCCGTATTCTTGACCATTTCC
This genomic interval carries:
- the cax gene encoding calcium/proton exchanger, whose product is MFNRIFFLAIIIGVPLSVFGSMQHWPAVILFVIYCATIVALAGYMGRATESLAIVAGPRIGGLLNATFGNAVELIISIFALKAGLISVVLASLTGSVLGNLLLVGGLSFFVGGLKFKQQKFNVYDARHNAGLLIFGVVVAFVFPEVFSYKLNDADSLTLSVWVSVIMIVLYIAALLFKLVTHRGVYQTEHDEGHEHETAEWSKMKALIILALSTVAVAYVSEKLVHTFEEVGETLGWSEVFIGVIIVAIVGNAAEHASAIIMAYKNKMNVAVEIAIGSTLQIAMFVAPVLVLISLFFEKSMALVFTLPELVAMVLAVFLTISLTNDGDTNWFEGLTLLAAYLIMGVGFYLL